The DNA segment TACACTTTTACACAGCACAGTATTATAGTACTGTACATGTCCACTGCACAAAAAAGCATCATCTGAAATTTAGCCCCATTTCTCCAGTCAGGAGGGAGTTAGGAAACACTGTGAAATGCAAATCAGACTCAAAGTTGAGTTGTTTTTAACTTTTATGCAAATTACTCATGATGTGAGGAGACGCTCGGGGTTAAACTGGGTTTAATTGGACGTTTCTGGCTGAGGTCTCTCAGAAGGTGGCGTAGATGGGGGTGTAGATGGAGATGTTCAGGCCGCTGTAATTTATACCCTGGAACCCCAGTGGAGACTCGAACGGCAGATCCCAGATCCTGCAGGAGATTCAGAgtttagaagtgtgtgtgtgtttgtgtaagtgtgtgtgtgtgtgtgtctgtactctTGGGGATGGTAGAGAGTGTGTATCCCCATGTTTTCCCTCATTAGCAGTTTTATTAACCCTGCCCCCGGTGCTGAGATACACACTCCGGATCAGGTCAGATCACGGTGACCCGAGGACCCTCACAATCACTTCTGGACCACCTGGGTGAACTACTTCAGCTTCATTTAAAAAACGTTCCAGAGAAACACCTTCGTTGGGATGAGCCATACGACTGTTTTAAgactctataataataataataataagaagaagaagaagaagaagaagaaaaagaagaatggaaaatgaaataaaattccTGAAGAAGGATTGGACCGGTTATGTAGTTAATATAGTTTCTTTTGGATGGGTGGTTATGTGGTTGACAgctgtttctatggtatccaagttggatgctaagtggttgctaagttgttgctaggttatAAAGGAGATAAAGTgttggttgctagagtgttgctaagCTGTTACTAGGCATTATTAGAGTATATCTCTTGGTTGCTAGGGATATTTGTGTATCAAgctctggacagtagaaacagttactccaacaaaagcatgataaactcctttaaaatccttaatttaagCTGTTACAATAAACTCTTCTGCCCCCCCCcctttctttccatctctctccctctctccatctcccttcctctctccatctctccttctctcagatCATCTGTCTCCCCTGGTTTTATTAATATGGCAGTATTACAGAAGCAGCTCCACCCGGCAGGGGGTTGGAGTTAATAGAGGCAGGAGATGAAGCTCTTATATAACCTGCCTGCAAAACACAGCGGCTGCGTCCCAATTCCCAATACTAGCTAGTGTGCAAGTGTGTACTGTGTAATATGTATGTAAAGTAACATtcaaaataatgatatatattgatggacactattatcccacaatgcaatgtgaaTACCGAAAGGGGAGGGCTAATCATGTCCGGATCAATATCAAAGAAGATATTGGATAATAATGGAAGTGCAACAGCCTGAAAACCTGCAGTGATTTATGAAGGTGTAATATTTCTGGACTGCTTTTCAATTGCTTACTACACACTAATAAGTTATagactatatatttatattaatagtgTAAAATGGCAGATTAAACATTATCCCTGTCCCTATTACCCCTTAAATTAGTCCTTTTTTTCTACAGGGATTAGACAGGATGCACATCGCCCATAAGTAATGGGCACAACTTGGCAAAAGTAGCTGTTTGCATTTCTTAAATGGCATGTCCACAAAAAAATtggacatatatacagtatatgcatacATGCAAACTCATTGTCTATTGGTAACTATCACAAAGCCCCTTTTTGACCAAAAGAAccattcaggcttataagaatcCTGGTCCCTCAGCCCACATTTACACCAGTTTTAGCAGAATCAaggataacactttacaatacattaattaactaatacatgtacattaattaacaatacttACCATAAAATGTGTCAATTAATTAAaactaattaagacattattaataataacaaatgttTAACTAATATATCAATTCATCATTATTAACAACATTATTAGTCATTAAAATTTAGTAATGATTCCTATTGTGTTAACTAGTGTCaactaataattagttaagacacACTTAGTTGAGACAcaccatttaataatgtttattactggtgtaagtactgttatttgtgatcgttattgtaaagtgttaccgaatcgAGGATACTTTACAGAATATGACATCCACAGAGGGAGCTACTCAGCGGCTCTCGTTTTGCTCTGAAGAACCTACTGTTCCTTTACTCCAGCTGGGAACTAACTTCTTAAGTTCCAGATCCTACAGTATTTTACTGGTGGAAAAGCGCAGAACGGTTCAAAATTAGCTGTACAAATCGAAACACAGTCTGTTTTTGTGCCAATGTTCTCAACACAAACAGAGccgctgcagagctggattcaaACCAGATTGTGTTGTTGGTTTAGTTCGAACCCAAGTGAaatttcacacctgcccaaatgaaCTGCACcaagagtacaaaccaaccagtGTCCGATTTAACCGAACCATATAGTGCTAGTGTTAAAACAGAAACACTATGTGGAAACAGCAGCCGTGTTGGGTTTAAGTATAGCAGGCTGATTAACTGAAGCTCAGTGTTTTGATTTTTGTGCAGACTGGTCCAGATGTTTGGTGGAGTGGCAGCAGTTGGCAGCGTTTGGCAGTGGTTGGCAGCAGTTGGCAGCAGTGGGAATATGTTTTGCAGGTATAAAGAAACAGTCTCCCTGGCACTGTGTAATTATGTTGGCACTAAACCAGTTTAATAACATGACTCAGAAGTGCTGAAGAAGTCTCTGTGGAATTGAGGACACGCCGGTCTGGAGAAGATCCTGACAGATGAGTTTCTAGGGGAATCTTCCAGCTCCGGCTGCAGAAGAGCTTCCTGCAGGTTCTCAGACTGAAGCTGGATCTGAGGTGTGAAAGGAGGTCAGGTGGAGAACGAGCGGAGGAGGAGGGACGGGGTTTCACTTTAGCTTTATGAAAAAGCTTTTGAAGATGatctaaaaatataaacagaGAAAACAAACTCGTCCCAACTCATCTTCCTCAACTCACCCGGCAGCTAAAATTAGATCACAGCCTGAACCAGATTCCAACAGAGCGCAGAACCGGGATCTCTGTACGCTTCAAACGTTCTGTACAACGGCCTCGTCCCATTCCGAactcaacactgattggtttgtagaatgttcaACCGGTTACCTTTAcaggtgttgtgctaaattctgTCTCCCTGGCAGAATGTGTTTCTGTCTGTCGAGTGCAGGTTCGTTTTGCAGCAGAATAAGTAActtatatttgtgtttataaataagggttaatctacagttacagtagatacagaatcaccagcactgtaatctgttgtacccaaaCTGCTGCGTGACGCTCCTGCACATcacttcttctattgtttaataggtgaTGATAATCTGAATCCATTTCCTGTACTtgatctgaatttaaaaaaaaatatccaataaattgttttacactgtaaaccaaCCGAATCATGGATCAGCTGATCCGAACTGAGAACAACTTTTGGTGCTTTTTAATTTTCTTTGTGTTACCAATTTTCAAGTTGTtaccaaggtgttgctagatggttgctaagatgaTTTATAGTGGATGTAAAGTTGCTGATGTAGGATTGCAAGGTGTTGGCTAATGTGTCTCTTGGTTGATGATAAGCTGTTGTTGTTGGttttgttgctaaagtgttgctatggtgttacagGTGGTTATAAATAGATTGTGTTGTGAGTttttagatggttgctatggcgttCCAGTGTTGTATCTGGAGAAGAGTGGGGTTGCAGCACAACAGTGAACAGAGTGCCCCTATTGATTATTGGTCTGTTTATTATTTAGAATTATAAATAtagcacacaaaaaaacatacaaaaacacatgTAGATGTCTCTCGTGATTGGCTGGCTCCTCTTTAGAGGGGCGGTGAGGTTGAGTCAGTGGAGAGAGGAAGGGGAGGAGTCAGAGAGGTCAGGACTTTGTTCTGTTCTGTCCCTCAGTCAGTCTAGGTTGGTTGGACGTCCAGTCCAGCCCGGTCTGGCACGGTTGGGGAAGTGTAGAAAAGGGTGGTGTTGCTGGTAGATGCTGATTCATCAGTACCCTGCAGCGTATCCTCCCTTTCGGGGGTCAGACACTGCCTCGATCCACATACCCCGCCTCTCTATGGCCTGCACCACGGCGCCAGTGGACGTCAGAACCTCTATGACGTGGTTCTTCTGGGCCAAACCGTCTGCCACAGCCTGCagtcatacacacaaacacttaccGTGTCACACCGAGCACtggttaatacacacacacacactcttacacactagcttacacacacactgtttctgtctgtatgtgtgtttgcttGTTTCCTTGTGTGTGTTCTCTTACCTGATCGAAGCCGGCCTCCACCAGAGTGATGTTTGGGCTGAGCTGGTTGTGAACTCTGGGTTCCACCACTGATCTTTTCAGGTCGTAGTTGAAGGACAGAGAGTTCAGGATCACCTAAACATGGAGTAACGGGTTTATTGATTAACCTTGCAGTGATTATTACAGGCTACAGTAACTCGTTATGGATAATGTGGGTGTGGTTTAActgctggttacctgagcaactgATGTGGTAATCTTCGTTCCGCCGGAGCCGCCGACCACCATCTTCACCTTATGGTTCTTATCAAAGAGGATAGCAGGACACATAGACGACATGGGCCTTTTATCTAcgagaaaacacacacagtatttaatgatcaacatcaccatcaccaccatcaccaccaacaCCATCATCACTATTCCCAACACCAACACCATTACCCACACTATCAACACCCACACCAACACCAtcacaatcaccaccatcaccatcatacTTACCATCACTCTTACAATCACCAACACCATCACCTCTATCACCATCACCCTTaccatcatcaacaccatcaccAACACCATCACCCACatcaacaccaccaacaccaacaccatGCACCATGACCATCACCACCAATATCATCACCCACACCACCACCAACTCCATCACCAACACCATCACCCAAACCAACACAACCATTATCACCAACTACACCATTaccaacaccaccatcaccaacCCCATCTCACTACttccatcaccaccatcactcaCGGGGTTTGATGAAGTTGTTGGGTGAGGGAGGAACACCAAAGCTATTGGTGATGAGTGGAGAGCTGAAGTCGTCCATCTCGTTGTTGAGGATGATGCCCGTAGAGGCGGACATGACCTTAGAGCCGAAACTGAGGGAACACAGAGAACATCATTAAACCCAGCAGCCCAATCAGAGCTACATCAATCACGCTACATCTATTACACCGAACAAGACTTGTATTGGTGTTTACTGATAGTGTTTACTGATGTTTGAGGTGTATTGATCTTACTAACGATTGATGGTGCTGGTTGCAGCCACGGCGCTGCCATCCTCTGCCAGCACGGAGATGTGTGAAGTTCCGTGATCATCAGGGACGAAGAACTCGGGTTCGTAGTAACTCTCCTGCTGCGTGGAGTCGTCTGTGATTTTGTGTCGGATGCCTTCGGCGAAGCTCTTTGAGGTGATGTTGTGGATAAACTGGAGAGGAACACAGGGAAGCAGCTGATTACAGCAGAGCTAATGCGCCAAAAAAATAGGACACAACCTCTGTGCAGAACCGCTGATCAGAACCTGGCCTTCAGAACAAACACAGTTTAATGTGGGCTGAAATATAACAGGGGAAAATATGAGGTAAAACATCCACCAATTTTCCAACAATCAGAAATAATTTCTCCAGATTCCCCCTGAAGACTagaactgtgtgttttttttcactgAGAACAGATGATGTTCTGGACCAAACCTGAAACCACCTGTCACTACGAACTAGTATGCTAGTTTCTGTTAGTATGCTGGTttacagtgacaggactgacatgCTGTTCTGCTTTGTGGTATAAGATAAACTGGTCATACGGATTTTGCAGCTGTACCTCAGTGATGTTGAGGAAGCTGGGATCTCCCAGCACACTTCTTTTTGCATATGCAAATTTGAAGGCCTCAACAATGCGGTGAGTGGAGAGGATCTTCTTCTCAGTGCTGGAGACGCTGTCTGAGGAGAACCCGAAACCTGCAGAACCACAATGATATCAGTTAAAGAGCCCGCACCTAACCTACACGGTCTACTGGGTGGTAGAAAGTGATGTAATAAAAAAGAGTGatagactgagagaaagagtaatatagtgagaaagtgagagtgagagtgtgagagagagagagagagaatgagagagagcatgaaagagTGAGAAAATGAGAGTAAgaaagtgagaatgagagagtgagtgagagagagagagcataatagAGTAagaaaacgagagagtgagacaaagtgatagagtgaaagagagtgaaaacGAGAGTGATAGACAAAGAAGGAGAGAGTGATAgaatgagaaagtgagagtgagagagtgagagagagaaagtgatttaGTTAAAGAGACTTAGAAAGTGAGAcagggagcaagagagagagaaattatgaGAGAGAGTGGTATAGTGTAAGAGTGTAAAAGAGAGTGATTGAATGACAcagtgacagagagagtgagtgagagagtgaggccCCCCAGCCACCACCCCACCATTCCTGTAATGGTTTAATGGTTGAACTGGGCAGTGTGTAATGGTAAGCCGGCGTTGTGGGTTCTGTCGGCTGTGCCGGGTCGCGGCGGCTGGGGGAAGCAGTGTGCGCAGCCTGCCACTGATTAAACTCTGTTGGCACAGAGCGGGAGGATCAGAGTGGCGGAGCGGATAATGAGCTGCCGCCGAGACTGCGGGGGAACCGAGCAGAACCGACAACAATCAGAACACAGAACTCCTCACCACGGAGAACATTCATTACACCACTTTACCGTAGGGAAAATAAGCTATATATACACCTTAGCCACACCCCCAAGCTTAGCTGAGAGTTCTGATTGGGGAAAAGTTCAAATAAACGGCCATTAATGAGCttgtgctggtgattctgtatctactgtaactgtagattaacccttattcataaacactaataaaagaaATCTGAGGAGAATCTGTTACAGTCATTCTGCTGGATAGAGACacattctggcagggaggcaggatttggcacaacacctggaaaggtgACTCTCTGAACTTGTAACTAAGTGAAACCGAAACTATCCGGACTAAATACAGTATAGAATACCGAGCATGAAAAAGCCCTGCAGTGACATATTTACAGACTTACTGGACCTAAGGCTACTTATAACCACGCCCCCATTTCAGTGGAGGACTGGGATTGGACAGAGTTCGGAATATGAGCAGATTCTTTCCCAGCAGTGTGAGGTGTTAAGGTTCTAGTGAGCAGTGGGTCGGCGGTGCTGAGTGACTGGCAGGGTGGTGGGCGGGCGGGTGTGCAGGTTGGTGGATTTAGAGGGATCTGAGCTGTCAGGCCTCTGAAGCCAATATGCTGCCACTGGAGCTCAGAGGAAAAGGGGTTCTGACGGGCCGGTTAGTTCTGAGTTCAGTTTGGTCCAATTAGAGTCCGGCGGCACAGAGGGAAACAGAGGGCAGCTGAGGGGGCGGAGAGTTAGCACAGCGCTAACGGACCAACTCTAATTACCCATCACTGTGGAGTTTAG comes from the Astyanax mexicanus isolate ESR-SI-001 chromosome 20, AstMex3_surface, whole genome shotgun sequence genome and includes:
- the ggt1b gene encoding glutathione hydrolase 1 proenzyme isoform X2, with translation MVQKSVVVALLVLLLAAVGTFVGVFFGVPRPTTPPPGTYSLAAVAADAGTCSEIGRDVLQKGGSAVDAAIAGLLCAGLMNAHSAGIGGGLFLTIYNAKTGRVETIDARETAPANASKDMFGNNTDLSLTGGLAIAVPGEIRGYELAHKRHGKLPWRELFLPSIKLARDGFPLGKALAGAIYSNRNIIRNDKTLCSVFCDESGAILKENNTIRFTKLADTFQEIADKGPSAFYEGTIAENLIKDIRNASFGFSSDSVSSTEKKILSTHRIVEAFKFAYAKRSVLGDPSFLNITEFIHNITSKSFAEGIRHKITDDSTQQESYYEPEFFVPDDHGTSHISVLAEDGSAVAATSTINRYFGSKVMSASTGIILNNEMDDFSSPLITNSFGVPPSPNNFIKPHKRPMSSMCPAILFDKNHKVKMVVGGSGGTKITTSVAQVILNSLSFNYDLKRSVVEPRVHNQLSPNITLVEAGFDQAVADGLAQKNHVIEVLTSTGAVVQAIERRGMWIEAVSDPRKGGYAAGY